In Halomicrobium zhouii, the sequence GCGCCGGGCGCGATGGAGCGAGCCGCCCTCCACGGCGGTGCCATCGGCGCCTATATCGTGATGTGGGCCGTGATGATGGCGGCGATGATGTTCCCGGCGATGCTCCCGTTCGCCCGCCGGTACGACAGCGCGATGGGGGGCGACTGGCCGGCGCGTGCGGCGGCGCTGGCGACCTTTTTCACGACCTACGGGCTGGTGTGGGCGGCCACCGGGGTCGTCCCGCTCGCAGTGGACGCTGTCGTGGACGTCCACGCGCTGGTCCAGCGCGCACCAGACGTCACCTACGGCGGGACGCTCCTGTTCGCCGGCTGGTACCAGCTCTCCGGGTTCAAGGGCGCGGCCCTGGACGACTGCTGTGACCGCGTCACCGTCGACAGCCCGGGTCTCCGGAAAGCGGTGCGCCTGGGCCTGCGCCACGGCCGGAACTGCGTCCTGGCCACCTGGCACCTGTTCGCGCTCGTGGTGCTGGTCGGGTCGATGAACGTCGTCTGGATGCTGGGACTGACCGGCGTCCTCGTCACCGAACGGTTCCCGGTCTGCGGCCGAGAGATATCCCGGTCCGTCGGCGTCCTCGCCGCGGTCGCCGGCGTCCTCGTCCTCCTGCCGGTCCCCGTCCCGTTCCTATGACGGGGAGCGAATCCTCGGCGACTCGACGCCGGTTTCTCGCCGCGAGCGCCGCCGCCGCGGCCGTCGGCCTCGCGGGCTGTGGCTCCGACGACCAGACCAGGTACGGCTGGAACGACGTCGAGACGCCCACGCGGAAGGGACTGACGGACGCCGCGATGACGACCGACGGCCCCTACGCCGTCGGGGAGAGCGGCCTCGTCCTCACCCGGCGCGGCGACGAGTGGCAGACGGTCGTCCAGAACGGGCCCGACGGCTCGAACAACGGGCTCTCGGGCGTCGACGTCACCGACGACGGCCGGAAGCTCTGGATCTGTGGATCCAGCGGCGCGCTCGGCCGGTACGACGTCGTCGCGGGCGAGCTGACCGACTTCACCGCACCGAGACAGAAGACGAGTAGCTGGACCGACGTGGCCGTCGACGGCAGCGGCGGTTCGGAACAGGTGTACGTCGTCAACAGCTCGGGGGAACTGCTCCCCGGTCGCTGGGGCGGCCAGCGGATGAACTGGGCCGAGGTCACCAAGCCCACCGGCGGCGAGAGCGCCGCGGCCGTCGATACGGCTGCCGGCGTCGTCTACGTCACCGACACCGGTGGTGGCGTCTACCGACACGACGAGAACTCCGGGGACGGCTGGACGGCCGCGGGCGTCCGTGGCGTCGACGCCTCGCTCCGGGACGTGGCGGCAGTCGACGGCGACCTCGTCGACGTCGCTGCCGACGACGGCTCCATCTACGTCTACAACGGCTACAACTGGCTCCAGTTGCGCGCGGGCGAGCACCCGCTCCACGCCGTCGACCGGGACCGCCACCGCGGCCTGGCCGTCGGGAACGACGGGAGCGCCCACGCCATCCAGGAGAACAACTGGCAGACCGAGTCCACGCCGACGACGAAGACGCTCCAGGGCTGCGCCCTCGGGAACGAGTCTCACTCCGACGTCGCGGTGGGCAACGACGGGACGATACTCGAGCGGTTCGGCTGAGCCAGACCGTCCATCGAACTGGCAAGTTTTGCCTATTTATTCGTCCCCCTCCCGTACAGCGGTTGATGTCGGAGTTCATACTCGAAGTGGACGGCATGACGTGCATCAACTGCGAACAGCTCGTCGAAGACGAAGTCGCGGACCTGTGTTCCGTCGACGGCGTGTCGGCGAACGCGACGAAAGGTTGCGTCCGGGTCGAAGGCTCGCCCAGCGCCGTGCGTTCGGTGCAGGAGGCCATCGACGACCTCGGATTCGACGTCGAACAGTAGCGAGACCGGCGGACCCTCTCTCGCGACGGGCAGGTCGACCTCCTCTCCGTCGCACGTTTTCGGCCGCCCACGGCGGCCACCAAACCCGCAGACCACTACGAGATTCATGTATATCGACACCCTGGCACGCGCAGTCGAACTCGTCGCGGAGATGACCTGGGACACCTGGTGGGCGCTGGTGCTCGGCCTGACCATCTCCGGCGCCGTCGAGGTGTTCGTCGGCGAGGAACAGTTGACCGGCCTGCTGGGCGGCGACGGCTGGCGCGAGGCGTCGCTCGGTGCGGCCTTCGGCGTCGCCTCCTCCAGCTGCTCGTACTCGGCGGTCGGGACGACGAAGACCCTGTTCAAGAAGGGCGCCTCGGGGGCGGCCTCCCTCGGCGCGTTCATGTTCGCGAGCACCGACCTCGTCGTCGAACTCGGCCTCGTGCTGTGGGTGCTGCTCGGCTGGCAGTTCGTCGTCGGGGAGTACCTCGGTGGCGTCGTCGCCGTGGCCGTCATGGTGCTCCTCTTTCGCCACGTCATTCCCGAGTCGTGGGTCGAGGCCGCCCGCGAGCACGTCCGCACGCACGACGAGTCGGTCTGTGCCACCTGCGACATGACAGTCGAGCCCGGCGCCGACCCGGACGAGATCGTCGTCGAGGACGTCGACGGCCGCACCGAGTACTTCTGTTGCTCGGGCTGTCTGCAGGTGTACCGCTCGACGGGGGACGGCGGCGCCCTCTTCTCCCGGGCCGGCTGGACGAGCGCGGCCAGCGCGACGATGAAGGACTGGGAGATGATCGGCCGGGACCTCGTCCTCGGATTCGTGATCGCCGGCGTCGTCGGCGCGGCCGTCCCCGAGACCTGGTGGACGGCGCTGTTCGGCACCCAGGGGACGTTCGAGGGCGTCGTCATCAACGCCACCATCGCCGTCCTCATCGGCGTCCTGACGTTCATGTGCTCGGTCGGCAACGTCCCCTTCGCGCTGGTGCTGTGGCGCAACGGGCTCCCCTTCGGCGGCGTGCTGGCGTTCATCTACGCCGACCTCATCATCCCGCCGCTCGTCAATCTCTACCGGCGGTACTACGGGACCCGGATGGCCGCGACGCTGTTCGTCTCGCTGTTCTTCGCGGCCGTCGTCGCCGGCGTCGTCGTCCACTACCTCGTCACCTGGGCCGGCATCGTCCCCTCCCAGGGCGTCGTCGGCGGCACCATCTCGAACGAGTACACGACCGTCCTCAACCTCGTGTTCACACCGGTGTTCGCGGGGCAGGTCCTGGCGACGTACGGCCTCGACGCCGTCGAGGAGAAACTGCGTGACTGGGCCGGCGAGGTGTACTACGCCCTGCTGCTCGCGTGGGTCGGGCTCTCGATGGGTTTCCTCGCCGTCGCCGGTGCCCTCTACTGGCTCCGGGACCGGCTCTCCTCGCTGCACGCGTCGCTCACGACCGCCGACGCGGGCGACGACGACCTCGACCGGGACGCCGAACAGTCGACACCTCGCCGGCGGGCGGAGTACTACGCCTGGCTAGTCGTCCTCGGGTTCTCGCAGGTCGTCCGGACCGCCTGGCGAGCGGCGGTCGGACTCGGGGACGCCGTCCAGCGCCTCGGCGCGGGCGCGTGGTCGCTGGGTCGCACCGTGGCGACGGCCATCCGCCGGACCTGGATCCACGTGCGGTCGTGGCGATGACGGACGGACCGGACCGCGACGCCGGCGACCCGGCCGACTCCCCGCCCGCCGACTCCCCGCCCGCCGACTCCCCGCCCGCCGACCCCCCGCCCGCCGCCGAGCCCACCACCCGCTCCGCTGACGGCGTCCCGGTCTCGGACCTCGAGACGGCGGGCCCCCTGCCGACTCCCGGCATCGGCGACGACGACGGTCCGGTGCTCCCGGCCCGTCCCGACGGAAGTGACGACGGCGGAGATGGAACGCGGAGTGCGTCGAACCTCGTCGCCGTTCTGGCGTCGACGGCGGGCTTCGAAGCGACGGTGTGGGTCCTCGTGCGCTACGTCCCCGAGTACCTCCAGACGCTGGGCGTCGGGGCGCCGCTGATCGGCGCCCTCGGTACCCTCTGGCTGCTCGGTCGCCGGCTCGGAACCGGCGGGTCCTCCCCGCGGCGGTGGCGGGTCGTCGCCGGTGCACTCGCCGCCGCCGTCGGTCTCTCGCTGTGGGCACTCGTTCCGGAACTGGCCGCCGGCTCCGCGGTCACGGCCTCGCTGGTCGTCGCGGCGGGCGGCGTCGGCGTCGCGGCGTGGGCCCGTTTCGGCCCGGACCGGAGCGTCGGTCGGTGGTCCCTGGCGGACTGGAACGACACCGCGAGCCCGGATCGGTCGGGCTGGGCCGTCGCCGCGCTGACGGTCGCGGTCGTGATCTTCGCCCTCGCGCGGTCGTTCGAGGCGGGCTACCGCGTCTCGCTGACGCTGACCGCCGCGCTGGGCGTCACCGTCGCGGCTCTGTGGGCTACCGGCGGGTTCGACGGCTCCGGTTCCGTCCCCGCTCCGTCCGGCGGCGAGTCGCCGGTCCGCTCGCGGGAGCGCCCCTCGCTGGGCCGCGACGTCTCCCGGTTCGGGCTGACGATGGTCTCGCTGTTCGTCGTCGTCGCCGTCACGACCGTCCTCGACGTGGACCTCGTCCTGTTCGGCCGTCGCCTCTCCCCGGCGGCGACGTTCGGGCTCTTCCTCGTCGCGGAACTGGCGACCGCGGCAGTTGTCGCACGCGTCGGCCCGCGCGTCGTCGACGTCGTCGGCGCCCGCGCGGCGACGGTGTACGCGAGCGTCGTCGTCGCCGCCTTCCCGCTCGTCCTCGTCACCGTGCCGGCCACGCCGCTGGTCGTCGGTGCCGTCTTCGCGGTCTACGGGACGCGGTCGGTCGGTCGCGTGGCGCGGTCCCGCACCGAACCTCGGGGAGAGGCGACCGGGACCGACACCGCCCGGTCCGACCTGCCCGTTCGGGAGGTCGAACGGCCGGATGGTCCCCACTCGACCGGTCGAACCGCCGGCGAGGGGCGCACACTGAGCGACCGACGCGCCCTCGCGGTCGCGACCGCGCCGCTACTGGGCGGCGTCCTCTACGCGGTCGACCCGGTCCTCGCGTTCGGCGTGGCGACCGCGGTCGGTGCCGTCGGCGCCTGGGAGACGGTCCGGCGCGGGTGGACGCGGACCGGGTGACTCCGTCGGCGGCCGAGCAGCCGATTCCTGCCGAGAGAGGGGCCGGCGAACCGGACGAGGTGAATCCCAACGAACCCGATGTCAGACCCATCACGACCCACGAAACCCACCGGCCTTCGCAGGTGGCTCACGACCGTCGACCACCGCGACGTCGGGCGGCTTTACATAGCGCTCGCGGCGGTCGCGGGCGCGTGGGGCGGCCTCGACGCCATGGCGGTCCGGACGGAACTCGTCACGCCGGGGACTGGCGTCTGGGGGGCACAGACCTACGACGCCTTCTTCACGACCCACGGGCTGACGATGCTGTTCTTCTTCGCGACGCCGCTGGCGTTCGGGCTGGCGAACGTCGTCGTGCCGCTGCTCATCGGCGCCGACGAGATGTCCTTTCCGCGGGTCAACGCCCTGGCCTTCTGGCTGTTGCCGCCGGCCTTGCTCCTCGTACGTGCGGGCACTATCGGCCAGTTGCTCGGCATCTCGTGGCTCGCGCCGCCGGCGACGGGGTGGACGATGTACCCGCCGATGAGCGCGGAACAGGCGGGCGTCGGCCTCGACTTCGCGCTGATCGGGCTCCACCTGAGCGGCGTGTCGACGGTGGCCGGTGCGATCAATCTGGTGGTGACCATCGTCGCCGAGCGGGGCGACGCGACGCCGTGGCACCGGCTGGACATCTTCACGTGGTCGATGCTCACGACGGCTGGGCTCGTCCTGTTCGCCTTCCCAGTCCTCGGGAGCGCCGTCGTGATGCTCCTGCTCGACCGGAACGCGGGGACGACCTACTTCGCCGTCGAGGGCGGCGGTCCGCTGCTGTGGCAACACCTCTTCTGGTTCTTCGGCCACCCGGAGGTGTACATCCTCGTCCTGCCCGCGATGGGCGTCGTGAGCCTGCTGTTGCCGCGCTTCGCGGGTCGGAAGCTGTTCGGCTTCCGCTACGTGGTCTACTCGACGCTGGCCATCGGCGTCCTGAGCTTCGGCGTCTGGGGGCACCACATGTTCGCGACGGGCATCGACCCCAGGCTTCGGGCCTCCTTCGTGGCCGTCTCGCTGGCCATCGCCGTCCCGAGCGCGGTCAAGACGTTCAACTGGATCGCGACGCTGTGGAACGGCCGGGTCCGGCTCACCGTCCCGATGCTGTTCTGCCTCGGCGCGGTCGGGACGTTCGTCCTCGGCGGCGTGACGGGGGTGTTCCTCGCCGCCGCGCCCGTCGACCAGTTGCTCCACGGCACCTACTACGTCGTCGGGCACTTCCACCTCGTCCTGGTCGGGATGATCGTCTCGGCCCTCTTCGCGGCGACGTACTACTGGTTCCCGCTGGTGACGGGGCGGCTGTACGACGTCCGGCTGGGCCGCGTCCACTTCTGGCTCACGCTGGGCGGGACGCTGACCGCGTTCGTCCCGATGCTACTGATGGGCCAGCTGGGACTTCCGCGCCGGATGGCGACGTACCCCGAGGCGTTCGTCCCGCTCCAGACGGCCGCGACGGTCGGCGCGTACGTCCTCGGGATCGGACAGGTGGTCTGGCTATGGAACGTAGGCAGTGCGTTGTGGCAGGGTGACCGGGTCGAGGCCGCCGACGTCGGTCCCGGTCACCGCGGCGTCGGTGCGACTCCCGAGTGGACGGCGCTGGATTCCCCCGACGCGGAACCGGACGACCGTCGCGGGGACGCGGCGTCGTGGGACCGACGGCGCGAACGCTGACGGCACGGCGTCGTGGCCCAGCGAACCGCGGTCGCCGTCCCGGTCGCGTCAGGTATTCAGGCCGCCGCCGGGTTCGATTCCCGGGCGCGACAGTGGCGGGATTCCCCGCCAGTATCGACGCATGAACGACGAAACGGGCGAGAAAGCACGTATCGGCATACAGCCAACCAAGTGTCCCGACGACCTGCGAGCGATCCTCGACGTGACTGGCTTCCAGCGGGACCTCCTCCTCACCGTGGCCTGCGCCGGGAACTCGTACCCGTGTGGTCAGGCGGTCCACACGGCTCTGGAGACCGTCTGGGGGAAGGAAGTCAACGAGAGCCGGGTCTACCAGAACCTCAGCGAACTGAAGGGCAACGACCTGATAACGAGCTATCCCATCGACGGGCGGACCAAGGGATACCGAGTGACGGACAGGGGGCGTTCGCTCGTCTGTGCGTACTGTTCGTGGGCGATGGCCTGCCTCTCGGAGGCCACTGACGGGGAATCGGATGCCGACCCCTGTTCGGAGTTCGAGACGGAGCCCTAGGCCGACGACAGCGTCGAGAGCGACGGCACCAGTCGATCGCGGACGTCCCCGGAGACGGGACGGTACTTCTGAACCGACAATATGACGAGAAACTCCTGGAACCGACCGACCGAGCGCGCACAGATCGATCGGCAGACGACCACGTCGGTCCGCGGGGACCGGCGCGGGCCCGCTGTGGACCGAACCGACGAAACACGAGTTCCGGCCGAACCGCTGGATGATCCGAGCGAACGACCGGGTGGACCGAACGACCGACTGAGCGAGTCCGCCGACGACGTGGTGCTCCGGGCCAGCGACGAGGCCGACCGCGTCGCGCGGGACGAGCACACCCGGTGAACGGGCCGTGTTCGTCATCCACCTCGTCGCCGGATTCGTCGGTGCGTTCCTGCTGTTCGGCCCGGCGATTTACACGGGATTACAGCTCCTGCCCGGGGAGCCGGCAGTCGAGTACCCGGTCGCCGCCGCGACGGCGCTCGTCGGCGTGCTGGTCGCCGGGCTGGTCGACGGACTGCTCGGCTGGCTCCCGGTCGTCGGCGTCGTCCTCGCGCCGCTGGCCTGGAGTGCCGTCGTACGACGATTCGGCCGCGCTTCGTGGCCAGCGAGCGTCGCCGTCGGCTTCGCCACCTGGGCGCTCTCACGGCTCCTCTACGCCGGGCTCTCCGGACTATAACGACCTCATGAAAGCATTTGACTCACTACAGACGACGATCGATAGCCTCACGAACGAAGCGAAACGCCGGACGGACGACGTCGATACCGGGACGCCGAGTTCCGCGCCCGGGTCCGCAGCGAGCGACGACCCTGACGCGGCGTCGACCGGCCGAGACGACGACTCATCGACCGACCGCGAGTCGGCCGACCGCGGCTCGTCGAACGACTCGCGAACACCGCCGTCGGACGATTCCAGAACGCCGCCGTCCGACGGCGACAGACCGACGGCGTCTGGCTCGGGCGACGACGGCGAGGCGGGGACGGCCGACGGAACCTGGCGCGTCGTCGACACCGACGTCGAGAAGACGATGTACGACGTCACCCGGACGGCGAACGGCGTCTACGCCGTCGGCGACAGCGGGACCGTCGCCAGCCGCGGGGCCGGGGGCGAGTGGACTGTCGCCATCCCGAGCGGTCCGGCGGTCAAGCGCAACACGCTGACCGGCGTCGACGTCACCGACGACGGCGAGCGGATCTGGTTCGCGGGAGGTAGCGGCGCCATCGGGATGTACGACACGACCACCGGTCGCAAGTACGACTACTCGGCGCCCATGGAGATGACGAGTACCTGGGAAGCGATCGGGATCGCCGGCGAGCGCGGCGACGAACGCCTCTTCCTCGCGAACGGCTCGGGCGAGGTACTCGAGGCCACGGTCGACGATGACGGCTGTCCCGCGTTCGGCGACCCGGTCAAACCGGGAAGCGGGTCCACCATCCCCGCGCTGACTGTCCGCGACGACGTCACGTACGCCGTCGACACGAGCGGGAACGTCTTCGAGCGACGGGACGGCGAGTGGGCGACCGTCGGCATCGAGAACGCCCAGATCAACTTCACCGACGTCGACGTCGGTCCCGACGGAAGCGTGCTCGTCACGGGCGGGGGCGGCATCGTCTATCGCTACGACGCGACCTGCGGGAACTGGACGCCGGTCGCCGTCGGCACGGTCGTCCTCCGCGGGATCGACCGGTGTGAAGGGCGCCTCGCCGTCGTCGGCGACGGCGGGCACGCCTACGAACGCAGACCTCGCGAGGGCTGGACCGGCGTCGAGACGGGCGTCGAGGCGACCCTGCACGGGATCGCACTCGGCGAGACGGACGTCGCCGTCGGCGAGGGCGGCGTCATCGTCGAGCGCGAGGCCGGCAGCCGGGCCGACGGTGCGGCTGAGGACCGGACCGGTGCAGAGACCAGCGGCCGGGCGGAGACAGACTCGAACGTAGTGGTCGGTCCACGCTCCCTCGACAGCGACCCCGGAGGTGACTCGTGAGCGTCGACGTCGCGACGGCGCTGTTCCAGATGGTGGCGCTGGCGGTGCCACCCATCGCCGTCCTGATCCAGATGCTGCGCAAGTCAGAGAACCTCCCCTGGCGGTACCGGAAGTGGAGTTTCGGGCTGGCGATTCTGAGCGTCGTCTCCTTCATCGCCACGGGCACGCTGGTCGCCGCGTATCTGATCATCCACACCGGTCCACCCCTCCTCCTGCAGGCCGGTCTCGCGCTCGCCATCCTGGGACTCGTCCCCTTCTCGCTGTTCACCGGCATCCTCTACAAGGAACACAAGTCCGAGCACGGGCCCTAGCCCGGTCCACCCGGTGAACGGCGAGCGGCGGGGATGAACGTTTTTAACCTCCGGTCGCATGCGTTTCCACAATGCCACGCTGGGAGTGCGCCATCGAAGCCGACGGCGAAGTGTTCGACCGGGTCGAGGACCTCATCGTCCACCAGTCGACGAAACACGACCGCATCGAGTGCGAGGTCTGCGGTGCCGTACTCCCCGATGGCTTCTTCGCCATCCGCCACGCCTTCGACGAACACAGCAGGGCCGAGTACGTCCGCGCCTACGACGCCGACGCCTCCGAGGTCCGT encodes:
- a CDS encoding beta propeller repeat protein, which codes for MTGSESSATRRRFLAASAAAAAVGLAGCGSDDQTRYGWNDVETPTRKGLTDAAMTTDGPYAVGESGLVLTRRGDEWQTVVQNGPDGSNNGLSGVDVTDDGRKLWICGSSGALGRYDVVAGELTDFTAPRQKTSSWTDVAVDGSGGSEQVYVVNSSGELLPGRWGGQRMNWAEVTKPTGGESAAAVDTAAGVVYVTDTGGGVYRHDENSGDGWTAAGVRGVDASLRDVAAVDGDLVDVAADDGSIYVYNGYNWLQLRAGEHPLHAVDRDRHRGLAVGNDGSAHAIQENNWQTESTPTTKTLQGCALGNESHSDVAVGNDGTILERFG
- a CDS encoding DUF2182 domain-containing protein — encoded protein: MQLDHSQSLDRLERRLDSVQIPPVTLGVLAVTLSLWVALLAGWVPMPTPADLPMSAPGAMERAALHGGAIGAYIVMWAVMMAAMMFPAMLPFARRYDSAMGGDWPARAAALATFFTTYGLVWAATGVVPLAVDAVVDVHALVQRAPDVTYGGTLLFAGWYQLSGFKGAALDDCCDRVTVDSPGLRKAVRLGLRHGRNCVLATWHLFALVVLVGSMNVVWMLGLTGVLVTERFPVCGREISRSVGVLAAVAGVLVLLPVPVPFL
- a CDS encoding permease, which translates into the protein MYIDTLARAVELVAEMTWDTWWALVLGLTISGAVEVFVGEEQLTGLLGGDGWREASLGAAFGVASSSCSYSAVGTTKTLFKKGASGAASLGAFMFASTDLVVELGLVLWVLLGWQFVVGEYLGGVVAVAVMVLLFRHVIPESWVEAAREHVRTHDESVCATCDMTVEPGADPDEIVVEDVDGRTEYFCCSGCLQVYRSTGDGGALFSRAGWTSAASATMKDWEMIGRDLVLGFVIAGVVGAAVPETWWTALFGTQGTFEGVVINATIAVLIGVLTFMCSVGNVPFALVLWRNGLPFGGVLAFIYADLIIPPLVNLYRRYYGTRMAATLFVSLFFAAVVAGVVVHYLVTWAGIVPSQGVVGGTISNEYTTVLNLVFTPVFAGQVLATYGLDAVEEKLRDWAGEVYYALLLAWVGLSMGFLAVAGALYWLRDRLSSLHASLTTADAGDDDLDRDAEQSTPRRRAEYYAWLVVLGFSQVVRTAWRAAVGLGDAVQRLGAGAWSLGRTVATAIRRTWIHVRSWR
- a CDS encoding helix-turn-helix transcriptional regulator, with translation MNDETGEKARIGIQPTKCPDDLRAILDVTGFQRDLLLTVACAGNSYPCGQAVHTALETVWGKEVNESRVYQNLSELKGNDLITSYPIDGRTKGYRVTDRGRSLVCAYCSWAMACLSEATDGESDADPCSEFETEP
- a CDS encoding heavy-metal-associated domain-containing protein: MSEFILEVDGMTCINCEQLVEDEVADLCSVDGVSANATKGCVRVEGSPSAVRSVQEAIDDLGFDVEQ
- a CDS encoding cytochrome c oxidase subunit I, whose product is MSDPSRPTKPTGLRRWLTTVDHRDVGRLYIALAAVAGAWGGLDAMAVRTELVTPGTGVWGAQTYDAFFTTHGLTMLFFFATPLAFGLANVVVPLLIGADEMSFPRVNALAFWLLPPALLLVRAGTIGQLLGISWLAPPATGWTMYPPMSAEQAGVGLDFALIGLHLSGVSTVAGAINLVVTIVAERGDATPWHRLDIFTWSMLTTAGLVLFAFPVLGSAVVMLLLDRNAGTTYFAVEGGGPLLWQHLFWFFGHPEVYILVLPAMGVVSLLLPRFAGRKLFGFRYVVYSTLAIGVLSFGVWGHHMFATGIDPRLRASFVAVSLAIAVPSAVKTFNWIATLWNGRVRLTVPMLFCLGAVGTFVLGGVTGVFLAAAPVDQLLHGTYYVVGHFHLVLVGMIVSALFAATYYWFPLVTGRLYDVRLGRVHFWLTLGGTLTAFVPMLLMGQLGLPRRMATYPEAFVPLQTAATVGAYVLGIGQVVWLWNVGSALWQGDRVEAADVGPGHRGVGATPEWTALDSPDAEPDDRRGDAASWDRRRER
- a CDS encoding DUF7565 family protein, with the translated sequence MPRWECAIEADGEVFDRVEDLIVHQSTKHDRIECEVCGAVLPDGFFAIRHAFDEHSRAEYVRAYDADASEVRRREKVKERIEAAADIREVIDRLEGGDGSI